The Neodiprion virginianus isolate iyNeoVirg1 chromosome 5, iyNeoVirg1.1, whole genome shotgun sequence genome contains a region encoding:
- the LOC124305161 gene encoding suppressor protein SRP40-like, producing the protein MAKFVILLAVLAISTQVMAKPTSKNWWSKFEAKITSAIKKIEKAVKKAAKHHAAEELKTSETSSANEVTLTGTSDSSSAGSGSESEKNTASDNVSDSNVDSNSAKISDSAKSSSSDTSNDQSTASQSENQSGTSSETNSETSLKSNSQFQTQSQSQ; encoded by the exons ATGGCAAAGTTCGTCATACTTTTGGCAGTTTTGGCCATCAGTACTCAGGTGATGGCCAAACCGACGTCTAAAAATTGGTGGTCAAAGTTCGAGGCTAAAATCACGTCCGCTATCAAGAAGATTGAAAAAGCGGTAAAAAAAGCGGCAAA GCATCATGCTGCCGAAGAATTGAAAACTTCAGAAACATCGAGTGCCAATGAAGTTACACTGACCGGAACAT CCGACTCTTCCTCCGCAGGCAGTGGAAgcgaatctgaaaaaaataccgcAAGCGATAATGTCAGCGATTCCAACGTTGACTCCAACTCAGCAAAGATCTCCGATTCCGCGAAGAGTAGCTCTTCCGATACGTCTAATGATCAATCTACAGCATCTCAAAGCGAAAATCAATCAGGCACTAGTTCCGAGACGAACTCCGAAACTTCATTAAAGTCTAATTCTCAATTCCAAACCCAATCCCAATCCCAATAG
- the LOC124305164 gene encoding uncharacterized protein LOC124305164, protein MYKLIVLFAVLAISSQVLAKPHPGMVAGLHSLHPSGYLSSGVHDATFLDTRGAEFEGMEIAAVRVSRSVQDASSKSSSSDESSPSVASPESPESVESRQSSASSESSESSESR, encoded by the exons ATGTACAAATTAATCGTTCTGTTTGCGGTGCTGGCGATCAGCAGCCAAGTTCTGGCGAAACCGCATCCTGG aatgGTCGCAGGATTGCACTCGTTGCATCCCTCAGGATATCTTAGCTCCGGTGTGCATGACGCAACTTTCTTGG ACACACGAGGCGCTGAGTTCGAAGGGATGGAAATTGCAGCAGTCCGCGTGAGTCGATCCGTGCAAGATGCATCAAGCAAATCTTCGTCTTCCGACGAGTCGTCACCGAGCGTCGCATCCCCCGAATCGCCGGAATCTGTCGAATCCCGTCAGTCCTCTGCATCCTCTGAATCCTCTGAATCGAGCGAGTCCCGTTAA
- the LOC124305163 gene encoding prostatic spermine-binding protein-like isoform X2 yields the protein MAKLIIVLALVACISLSVLAEENPATGSNAGSVQSGFGVGSMFKALKEAQGENQAENTNAQDDDANDAADDGNEVDDQTRSDDADENDAENDIIQEENTGETVVDDDDDSSSSE from the exons ATGGCGAAGCTCATCATTGTCTTGGCACTTGTGGCCTGCATCAGCCTCAGCGTTTTGGCTGAAGAAAATCCTGCCACCGGAAGTAATGCCGGAAGTGTACAGTCGGGCTTTGGAGTCGGGAGTATGTTCAAAGCCTTGAAAGAAGC CCAGGGCGAGAATCAAGCTGAGAACACAAACGCACAAGATGACGACGCAAATGATGCCGCAGATGACGGGAATGAAGTGGATGATCAGACTAGATCAG ATGACGCTGACGAAAACGATGCCGAGAATGACATAATACAAGAGGAAAATACGGGAGAAACTGTCgttgacgacgatgatgatagcagcagcagcgagtAA
- the LOC124305163 gene encoding prostatic spermine-binding protein-like isoform X1, whose amino-acid sequence MAKLIIVLALVACISLSVLAEENPATGSNAGSVQSGFGVGSMFKALKEASQGENQAENTNAQDDDANDAADDGNEVDDQTRSDDADENDAENDIIQEENTGETVVDDDDDSSSSE is encoded by the exons ATGGCGAAGCTCATCATTGTCTTGGCACTTGTGGCCTGCATCAGCCTCAGCGTTTTGGCTGAAGAAAATCCTGCCACCGGAAGTAATGCCGGAAGTGTACAGTCGGGCTTTGGAGTCGGGAGTATGTTCAAAGCCTTGAAAGAAGC AAGCCAGGGCGAGAATCAAGCTGAGAACACAAACGCACAAGATGACGACGCAAATGATGCCGCAGATGACGGGAATGAAGTGGATGATCAGACTAGATCAG ATGACGCTGACGAAAACGATGCCGAGAATGACATAATACAAGAGGAAAATACGGGAGAAACTGTCgttgacgacgatgatgatagcagcagcagcgagtAA